The proteins below are encoded in one region of Paenarthrobacter ilicis:
- a CDS encoding endonuclease/exonuclease/phosphatase family protein, producing MTHPTPALPQTRPARGQASLAWTVLALLAALPVAGFSMFRAVPVEWPLLVVQLLSFTPWMVLPASVAFVLALVGRRRWAVAATAALLAVQLFWLFPFDAGKAETLPPGTGTVPVKVMSLNSEYGEADAAGIVDLVRSNGVQLLAIQEFTQSLQDRLRAEGLEDLLPNVISVPNDDASGGAVYSVFPLEAEGLLPDTPFRMDVTRILATDSGTGSRATLTLTTVHTLPPVDERIGQWRSDLQKLARQGSRPGNHLLMGDYNATYDHSEFREFLDSGGDGRKLVDVGTVSFGRFMPTWPMEGPLLPGIVLDHVVTSSRISSSDYSVHRVPGSDHAAIMARLIIPAG from the coding sequence ATGACGCACCCCACCCCAGCCCTGCCGCAAACCCGCCCGGCACGAGGCCAAGCTTCCTTGGCATGGACGGTGCTGGCGTTGTTGGCAGCGCTGCCAGTGGCGGGTTTTTCGATGTTCCGGGCTGTGCCTGTTGAATGGCCGTTGCTTGTTGTTCAGTTGTTGTCCTTCACACCCTGGATGGTGCTGCCGGCGTCGGTTGCGTTCGTCCTGGCTCTGGTGGGGCGGCGCCGATGGGCGGTGGCAGCGACGGCGGCGCTCCTGGCTGTGCAGCTCTTCTGGCTCTTTCCCTTCGATGCGGGAAAAGCGGAGACGTTGCCGCCTGGGACGGGCACGGTTCCGGTGAAGGTCATGAGTTTGAATTCCGAGTACGGCGAGGCGGATGCGGCCGGCATTGTTGACCTGGTCCGCAGCAACGGCGTCCAATTGCTGGCCATACAGGAGTTCACCCAGTCCCTGCAGGATCGTTTGCGGGCCGAGGGCTTGGAGGATCTCTTGCCGAACGTCATCAGCGTCCCGAACGACGACGCTTCCGGCGGCGCTGTGTATTCCGTCTTTCCTCTGGAGGCGGAGGGCCTTCTCCCTGACACGCCGTTCCGGATGGACGTGACCAGGATCCTCGCCACCGATTCCGGCACCGGATCCCGGGCCACCCTGACCCTGACCACTGTGCACACCCTGCCGCCGGTTGACGAGAGGATCGGGCAATGGCGCAGTGACTTGCAAAAGCTTGCCCGGCAGGGCTCCCGTCCGGGCAACCACCTGCTGATGGGTGACTACAACGCCACCTATGACCATTCGGAGTTCCGGGAATTCCTGGATTCCGGAGGGGACGGTCGGAAACTTGTGGATGTGGGAACGGTTTCTTTTGGCAGGTTCATGCCCACGTGGCCCATGGAGGGTCCGCTGCTGCCCGGAATTGTGCTTGATCACGTGGTCACGTCGTCCCGGATCAGCAGCAGCGACTACTCGGTCCACCGGGTGCCCGGCAGCGATCACGCAGCCATCATGGCCCGGCTGATCATTCCTGCCGGTTAG
- a CDS encoding SDR family oxidoreductase yields the protein MTSGAENTLAGQNNAAVVTGASTGIGEATVKALAAAGWKVFAVARRADRLDALAAATGAVPFPADITSDDDVAALLAAVTEGGGAGTLINIAGGARGADTIANADTGDWDWMYQVNVLGTMKITRAFLPMLRENGEGTVLNLTSTAGLSAYEGGAGYNAAKFAQHAMNNALRLEEVGNNVRVIEVAPGLVHTEEFALNRLGDQEAAAKVYAGVEKPLTADDVADVVKYAVSLPHHINLDHITVRPVAQAANHKLVRKEG from the coding sequence ATGACTTCCGGAGCAGAGAACACCCTGGCAGGACAGAACAACGCGGCAGTGGTTACCGGTGCCAGCACGGGCATCGGGGAAGCGACAGTGAAAGCGCTGGCGGCCGCAGGATGGAAGGTCTTCGCGGTGGCACGCAGGGCCGATCGGTTGGACGCACTCGCTGCCGCCACCGGCGCCGTCCCGTTCCCCGCTGATATCACGTCCGACGACGACGTTGCAGCGTTGCTGGCGGCCGTCACCGAAGGCGGCGGAGCCGGCACCCTCATCAACATTGCAGGGGGCGCCCGTGGAGCAGACACCATCGCCAATGCCGATACCGGGGACTGGGATTGGATGTACCAGGTGAACGTCCTGGGGACCATGAAGATCACCCGCGCGTTCCTTCCCATGCTTCGCGAGAACGGCGAGGGCACGGTCCTCAACCTGACCTCAACAGCCGGACTCAGCGCTTACGAGGGCGGAGCCGGCTACAACGCGGCCAAGTTTGCCCAGCACGCCATGAACAACGCGCTGCGGCTTGAAGAGGTAGGGAACAACGTCAGGGTCATTGAGGTGGCGCCCGGCCTGGTGCACACCGAGGAATTCGCGCTCAACCGCCTGGGTGACCAGGAAGCTGCCGCCAAGGTGTACGCCGGTGTGGAGAAGCCCTTGACTGCAGATGATGTGGCGGACGTCGTCAAGTACGCCGTGTCGTTGCCGCACCACATCAACCTGGACCACATCACGGTCCGCCCCGTGGCCCAGGCCGCCAACCACAAACTGGTCCGCAAGGAAGGCTAA
- the valS gene encoding valine--tRNA ligase, which translates to MAESTQGTDTPATAPINVPDKPALEGLEAALTQRWLAEGTYKFDPDTTREQVYSIDTPPPTASGSLHVGHMFSFTQTDVQARYMRMTGKNVFYPMGWDDNGLPTERRVQNYYGVRCDPAIPYKADYTPPAQPAKNQRDFDVVSRQNFIELCEELAVEDEKVFENLFQTLGLSVDWDLTYRTIDDTSRAVSQRAFLANLSAGDAYMAEAPTLWDVTFRTAVAQAELEDREVAGAYYRYPFFTEDGEKIFIETTRPELLAACAALVANPDDERYQPLFGKTVKSPLFDVELEVKAHPLAKADKGSGIAMVCTFGDLTDVTWWRELQLPTRAIMGRDGRIIADAPEWITTEAGKEAYAAIAGKTAFSAKEAVVELLKAADLLDGEPKKITHPVNFFEKGDKPLEVVTSRQWYIRNGGRDEERRERLIGRGQEITFHPAFMRSRYENWIAGLNGDWLVSRQRFFGVPIPVWYPLDAQGNPDYDNPIIPSDEMLPVDPAADAAPGFEESQRDQANGFTGDADVLDTWATSSLTPQIVGGWSRDEDLFSKVYPFDLRPQGHDIIRTWLFSSAVRADALQKSAPWKHAAISGWILDPDRKKMSKSKGNVVVPTDVLKEFGSDAVRYWAASAKLGADTAYEIAQMKIGRRLAIKLLNASKFVLNLGATENSVVSSDLSVLTNPLDRALLAQLSDVVAQSTKAFENYDYARALQITESFFWQFTDDYVELIKDRAYGAAGETEQASVLAALATTLDSLLRLFAPFLPFATEEVWGWWRTGSVHRSQWPAALEITDGDTTMLGTVGVALSGIRKAKSEAKVKQRTGVTSATITAPEVLVSQLKAGLGDLKAAANAQDITLQSGDGELAVSDVVLAPAEEVPAP; encoded by the coding sequence ATGGCTGAATCAACGCAGGGTACAGACACGCCCGCCACCGCCCCCATCAACGTTCCCGACAAGCCGGCCCTTGAGGGCCTGGAGGCTGCTCTGACGCAGCGCTGGCTTGCGGAAGGAACCTACAAGTTCGATCCGGACACCACCCGGGAGCAGGTCTACTCGATCGACACTCCCCCTCCCACTGCCTCGGGCTCGCTCCACGTGGGCCACATGTTCTCCTTCACCCAGACGGACGTCCAGGCGCGCTACATGCGTATGACCGGAAAGAACGTCTTCTACCCCATGGGCTGGGATGACAACGGCCTGCCCACCGAGCGCCGGGTGCAGAACTACTACGGTGTCCGCTGCGATCCCGCCATCCCCTACAAGGCCGACTACACGCCCCCGGCACAACCGGCCAAGAACCAGCGCGATTTCGACGTCGTATCGCGCCAGAACTTCATCGAACTGTGCGAGGAACTCGCCGTTGAGGACGAGAAAGTCTTCGAGAACCTGTTCCAGACCCTTGGCCTGTCGGTGGACTGGGACCTGACCTACCGAACCATTGACGACACGTCACGTGCGGTATCCCAGCGCGCCTTCCTCGCCAACCTGTCTGCCGGTGACGCCTACATGGCCGAGGCACCCACCTTGTGGGACGTGACCTTCCGTACCGCTGTGGCGCAGGCTGAGCTTGAGGACCGCGAAGTCGCTGGCGCCTACTACCGCTATCCCTTCTTTACTGAAGATGGCGAAAAGATTTTCATCGAGACCACGCGTCCGGAACTGCTCGCGGCATGCGCGGCCCTGGTGGCAAACCCCGACGACGAGCGGTACCAGCCGTTGTTCGGCAAGACCGTGAAGTCCCCGCTGTTCGACGTGGAACTCGAGGTTAAAGCCCACCCGCTCGCCAAGGCGGACAAGGGCTCAGGAATCGCCATGGTGTGTACGTTCGGCGACCTGACCGACGTCACCTGGTGGCGCGAACTCCAGCTGCCTACCCGCGCCATCATGGGCCGCGACGGACGCATCATTGCCGACGCCCCGGAGTGGATCACCACCGAGGCCGGCAAGGAAGCTTACGCCGCGATCGCCGGCAAGACTGCCTTCTCCGCCAAGGAAGCCGTGGTTGAACTGCTCAAGGCAGCGGACCTGCTTGATGGCGAACCCAAGAAGATCACCCACCCGGTTAACTTCTTCGAAAAGGGAGACAAGCCCCTCGAAGTTGTCACGTCCCGTCAGTGGTACATCCGAAACGGCGGCCGCGACGAGGAACGCCGTGAACGCCTGATCGGACGTGGTCAGGAGATCACGTTCCACCCGGCCTTCATGCGCTCACGCTATGAGAACTGGATCGCGGGCCTGAACGGCGACTGGCTGGTATCCCGCCAGCGCTTCTTCGGCGTTCCCATCCCCGTCTGGTACCCGCTGGACGCCCAGGGCAACCCGGACTACGACAACCCGATCATTCCCTCCGACGAGATGCTCCCCGTTGACCCTGCCGCAGACGCTGCGCCTGGGTTTGAGGAATCGCAGCGCGACCAGGCCAACGGCTTCACGGGTGACGCAGACGTCCTGGACACCTGGGCTACATCCTCACTCACACCGCAGATTGTGGGCGGCTGGAGCCGTGACGAGGACCTGTTCTCCAAGGTTTACCCGTTCGACCTCAGGCCGCAGGGCCACGACATCATCCGCACCTGGCTGTTCTCCTCCGCTGTCCGCGCCGACGCACTCCAGAAGAGCGCCCCGTGGAAGCACGCAGCCATCTCCGGCTGGATCCTGGACCCGGACCGCAAGAAAATGTCCAAGTCCAAGGGCAATGTGGTTGTCCCCACGGATGTGCTGAAGGAGTTCGGCTCGGACGCTGTACGTTACTGGGCCGCTTCGGCCAAGCTCGGTGCGGACACAGCCTACGAGATCGCCCAGATGAAGATCGGCCGCCGTCTGGCCATCAAGCTGCTCAACGCTTCGAAGTTCGTGCTGAACCTCGGCGCCACCGAGAACTCGGTGGTGTCCAGCGACCTCTCGGTGCTGACCAACCCCCTGGACCGTGCGCTGCTCGCGCAACTGTCCGACGTCGTTGCCCAGTCCACCAAGGCGTTCGAGAACTACGACTACGCCCGTGCACTGCAGATCACAGAATCCTTCTTCTGGCAGTTCACGGACGACTATGTGGAGCTCATCAAGGACCGCGCCTACGGTGCCGCTGGCGAGACCGAACAAGCATCAGTCCTGGCAGCCTTGGCGACAACGCTGGACTCGCTCCTACGCCTCTTTGCACCGTTCCTTCCCTTCGCAACCGAAGAGGTCTGGGGCTGGTGGCGCACGGGATCCGTCCACCGGTCCCAGTGGCCCGCTGCGCTGGAAATCACCGACGGCGACACCACCATGCTCGGTACTGTGGGCGTGGCCCTCAGCGGCATCCGGAAAGCGAAGTCCGAAGCCAAGGTAAAGCAGCGCACCGGTGTTACCTCAGCTACCATCACGGCTCCGGAGGTTCTGGTGTCACAACTGAAGGCGGGCCTCGGCGATTTGAAGGCTGCTGCGAACGCCCAGGACATCACCCTCCAGTCGGGAGATGGTGAGCTGGCAGTCAGTGACGTCGTGCTGGCACCGGCCGAGGAAGTCCCGGCCCCATAG
- a CDS encoding Fpg/Nei family DNA glycosylase has translation MPELPEVHGLCMYLDTQLRGATVTQLKINSFSALKTADPPYSALEGHIVQGVQRFGKFICIDLDGLSLVFHLAKAGWVRYTEHPSSAGLRMGKSNISARILLHRASDDAHIGIDLTEAGTKKSLAIYVVRDPQEVPGLASLGPEPLSPDFDVESLASILSSSSMQIKGLLRNQGVIAGIGNAYSDEILHAAKLSPFASAKSLDRQTVELLYQAMQEVLVGAVNAAAGKPSNELKDTKRSNFRVHARTGQPCPVCGDTVREVSFADTSLQYCATCQTGGKILADRRTSRFLK, from the coding sequence ATGCCGGAACTGCCCGAAGTGCACGGACTGTGCATGTACCTGGATACCCAACTCCGCGGTGCCACAGTGACCCAGCTGAAGATCAATTCCTTCTCGGCACTCAAGACAGCCGATCCGCCTTACAGCGCCCTGGAAGGACACATAGTCCAGGGCGTGCAGCGTTTCGGCAAGTTCATCTGCATTGACCTGGATGGCCTCTCTTTGGTTTTTCATCTGGCAAAAGCCGGTTGGGTCCGCTACACCGAGCATCCGTCCTCAGCCGGCCTGCGCATGGGCAAAAGCAACATCTCGGCGCGTATTCTGCTGCATCGCGCCAGCGACGACGCCCACATTGGAATTGACCTCACTGAAGCGGGGACCAAGAAGAGCCTGGCGATCTACGTTGTCCGGGATCCCCAGGAAGTGCCTGGCCTGGCGAGCCTCGGCCCGGAACCTCTGAGCCCCGATTTCGACGTTGAGTCTCTGGCGTCGATTTTGTCCTCAAGCTCCATGCAGATCAAGGGACTGTTGAGGAACCAAGGCGTCATAGCCGGCATAGGCAACGCCTACAGCGACGAAATACTGCATGCCGCCAAACTTTCCCCCTTCGCCAGCGCCAAGTCATTGGACCGGCAGACCGTGGAACTCCTCTATCAAGCAATGCAGGAAGTACTGGTAGGCGCCGTCAATGCTGCGGCGGGAAAACCATCCAATGAGTTGAAGGACACCAAGCGCAGCAATTTCCGCGTCCACGCAAGAACGGGCCAACCCTGTCCGGTATGCGGGGACACAGTAAGGGAGGTGTCCTTCGCAGACACCTCCCTGCAGTACTGCGCTACGTGCCAGACGGGCGGAAAAATCCT